Within the Salvia hispanica cultivar TCC Black 2014 chromosome 4, UniMelb_Shisp_WGS_1.0, whole genome shotgun sequence genome, the region ggtagaaaatgaaaaggcGCCAATGTGatttaaaagtatataaagtttatatttCAGATCAGAGAATAACTTAACAagcttattttttaattcatttgtgTAAACAACTTCTAAGGGAAAAGGTTACTCTAGGTCATATTAACCAAAAATGTAAAGCAGCATCGAGAAACATAGGTTACCGCATTCTCCTCACTAGGATCACTTTTGaagatataatataatggCGCCAATATTTCATTCATCCCTTGCACATATCTTATTCCCGGATTTAGCTTCGCAAAAACAATCAATATGCTTCGTAAAGCCTcctgaaaagaaaaacatgcGTAGGggaaggaaaataaatatgtattactACCAGctataagaaaaatgaaaaagaattgATTCTAGGTTCACCTGGTTGGATTTAGCAAAAGCTGAGTCTCCTGAGAAAAAGTGTATGTCTGGATGTGTCCGCATAACATCCCGGTCAATTTGTTCCACGACCTCTGTCTCCTACAAGTAATACATGCCGGTGTTACAAAGAACTAGAGCTTGGATTGGCATGAACTATTAGGGATGTTGTTTGGGACAACTTTAGAGTTGAGACTAAGAATTTCCATATTCGAGCATGAGAATGTGCATAGGTAGCATCAGAAGTGTGAAATGACGTCTTATGAAGATGCTATATAATTCTACCTGGAAGAACTGATTCCATATGCTAGTCTTCCCAAGACTTAAGGGATGCTCTCCATGACTTATCTCTGATCTTGAGAGGAATCGTGGACTGCCTGTATCCGATTGATGGTTCTCAGGACTCTCCTCTTCCAGTCTCCTTGCAATCTCTGACTAACTAGCCATGAAAACAGTTGAGAACATTTCGAAAGATTGAagatggtaaaaaaaattccacgggttatttttttattttttccacagtattcattcattttaaaCAACACAGTTTTAAAAAGCACTCTGCTCATTTGTAATGCTCTGGTGTGTTTGCAGAAACAGATAAACCACAAATCACTTGAACAGATGAGAACGAAATGAACATCAAAAGCTGAAGCAATACAATGTGGCCATGTGGGTTCTAATATAGAAAGGTAAACGAACTCAGCATGTAATTATCAGCACGTAGTAGAAAGATTGAGCAGTTCAACAATTCAGGAGTGAAAATATCGAACAAAAGAGATTCTCAGCTagtgacatttttttatgaaaataaaggATCAACTTTATTTCTCTCAGAGATCAACCTTACTTGATCATTTACCAGTTCACAATttaactttattctcttttcacaAAGTTTTCCTGCTTATGCATAAAAGGGGCCAGCACGCCAAACATGCAGCAATGTCCAAATGACAAAAGGAATAACATGGCATGACTTCAATAGAAATATTTCTCACAACTCACCATAAATCCATTTTTTGCTATCTGTTTAATCCCGACttcaaaaaataagtttattgCTTTTCCAGGTGCAAAGGTACAGGTGCAAAGGTATATCTCAGATGGAGgcaatattaaatatttacatcTTTTAGCTAAGTAATTTTTGAAGACTTACAGGATTCACTAGCAGCTCCTCTTTAAATTGCTTATACTGAGATCGTTTTTTGGCCAATTCTGAAGACCAGAGTGAGTGATCAGCTGGTAGATACCCCAATAGTACCTGCAAAGAATCCATATTCCTTGGAGTCATATACATACTCTACGTAAAATGAGAAGCGCTGCTTACATTCACTTATTTGACTTTTTAGGACTATCTCTGATTTTGGTTGGGAACCTACTTCTAATTTCTGTTACGTTCAAGTTCGGCGTGCCAACTTAGACTATCAAGAAACCCTAGGTTGCACAAGCATCAGGCccacaaattcacaatttcCTTCAAGATGGTTTTATTCTCGGGGAGGATGGTGATATCAATTGTGAGCATGGAAAATAACTTATCATTTAATAATGGCATCATCTGTAACTCAGCTGCATTAACATATTACCAAACCCACAACCATACCTTCCACACCATTGCGCGAATACCAGCTCCATCAGGTAGGCCCTGTAACGCTAGTCTCCGTATTTCGCCTACATTTATAACCTTCTTTGACAACTACATATACCAATAAAACTTCAGTGAATAAACACCAATATTTGAATATCATCCACATAACAACGATGTATCAACACAAATGCCAGCATAAAAGAATCGATAACATCAGTATGAATTATGAAATGCCTAAATGTTTTCCTTTGCAATTTATCACTCTTAAGCTGAATCAAATCATGACAGATAGAAACGACCAATACACTGTGACTAATGATACTATACATGCAAAGCACGAAAGCCAGTTGTGCACAAATGTTATAACAGTATGCTGATTTTCCTCCAACAAAAAGTCAATTTCATGAATCATACCTAATTTTACtagaatttcaaaaaaaataaaaaaacaattccaGCACCAAAAACCTCGTTCAAAATCTGATTCTGCCGAGTGACGTCCTTGACAGAAGGAGACGCCTCTGCTGCAGGAGCGGAGCAATCCGATGACCGGCCGTCCGCCTCATCACTGCAGCACGGACTCGCATTGTTCTCCGAAGCACCGCCCAGCGGATCCCTGCCTTCTCG harbors:
- the LOC125221542 gene encoding TBC1 domain family member 13-like, producing MMNKRVPDWLNSSLWSAPSPHHAAADPPPPSPPPPAERPPPPKPEVSSPASHDANREGRDPLGGASENNASPCCSDEADGRSSDCSAPAAEASPSVKDVTRQNQILNELSKKVINVGEIRRLALQGLPDGAGIRAMVWKVLLGYLPADHSLWSSELAKKRSQYKQFKEELLVNPSEIARRLEEESPENHQSDTGSPRFLSRSEISHGEHPLSLGKTSIWNQFFQETEVVEQIDRDVMRTHPDIHFFSGDSAFAKSNQEALRSILIVFAKLNPGIRYVQGMNEILAPLYYIFKSDPSEENAVCAEADTFFCFVELLSGFRDNFVQQLDNSVVGIRATITRLSQLLKDHDEELWRHLEFTSKVNPQFYAFRWITLLLTQEFTFTDSLIIWDTLLSDPDGPQETLLRVCCAMLIIVRKRLLAGDFTSNLKLLQNYPSTNISHLLYVANKLRVL